The Horticoccus luteus DNA window ATGCATCGCGAAAGACCACCGCCCGCCCGGTTTGAATTCGCAGATCTTGAAAGTGTTGGTGAAGCCCGCCGGCCCCCACCACCGCGCCAGACGCGCGGGCTCGCTGAATGCAGCGAAAACGTTTTCAACGGGGGCCGGAAATTCGCGCGAGGTGGCAAAAGTGGTCATGGGGCTGGCGGCAAAAATCTGGGCGCCACGGAGCCGTCGGCAAAGCCTTTTTCGCGGCGTCGCGGCACGTCAGTCGCAAGCCGACGCGTTTGCCGTAGATTTGCGGCGGTGCCGAAAGCTTGCACCCCGCTGTCGCTTTCGGCCGGCGCTGTTCGTTTAATGCAAATGAACCCGCTTGTTCGCATGAAAACACCACGGCCTTCGACCCGATATCGCTGGGTGATTGTCGCCGCCGGCGGCCTGATCGGTTGTGTCGCCGTCGGTTGCATGTTCTCCCTGCCCGTATTGCTCCTGCCCATCGCGCGCTCCACGGCTTGGTCGGTGACCGGCGTATCGATGGCGATGACGATCGGGTTTCTCGCGATGGCGCTCGCCAGCATGGCATGGGGCGCCCTGTCAGATCGGTTCGGGCCCCGGGCGGTCGTCCTCGCGGGCTCGCTCGCGCTCGCCGCCAGCCTCGCCGCGGCCAGTCGCGCGACGACGCTCCTCCAGTTTCAACTCATCTTTGGTGTAGGAGTCGGCGGCGCAACCGCGGCGATTTTTGCGCCGATGATGGCGTGCGTGACCGGTTGGTTCGAGACGCACCGCAGCCTCGCCGTCTCGCTCGTCTCGGCCGGCATGGGCATGGCGCCAATGACCATGTCGCCGCTCGCGGCGTGGCTTGTCGCGCATCATGACTGGCGCACCGTCTTGCTCGTTCTGGCGGGCGTCGCGGCCACCGTGATGATTCCCGCCACTTTCTTGATTCGCCGCGCACCGGCGGCGCCGCCTCACTCCTCCGCAGTGGCATGGGGCGAGCAATCGCCAACGTTGTCCGTGGCACAGGTGCTCCGGTCCCCACCTTTTGTTATTCTTTTCCTGACGAATTTCTTTTGCTGCGCGACGCACTCCGGGCCGATTTTCCACACCGTGAGTTATGCCGTGGCTTGTGGCATCCCGCTGACGGCTGCGGTCACGATCTACAGCGTGGAAGGGCTCGCGGGCATGGGCGGCCGGGTGGCGTTTGGCCTTCTCGGCGATCGGTTCGGCGCGAAACGCACCCTTGTGTCGGGTCTCCTGCTGCAGGCGATGGGCGCATCGATGTACTTCTTCGTGCGGGAACTCAGCGGGTTTTACTCCGCCGCTACGCTGTTTGGATTCGTGTATGCGGGTGTCATGCCGCTCTACTCAGTGCTCGCGCGGGAGAATTTCCCGTTGCGCATGATGGGCACGGTGATCGGCGGCACCGCGATGGCCGGCAGCCTCGGCATGGCCTCCGGACCCGTGGTGGGCGGATTGATTTTCGACCACTTCGGCAGTTACGGCTGGTTGTATCTCGGATCCGGCGCGCTCGGACTCGGCGCCTTTCTGATCGCCCTGACATTTCAACCGCTTCCCCAGCCGAACTTCGGCCTTGCTTCGGCCAGTGAACCGACGCGCTGACCAAGACGTGCGATCGCGGCCCAACCGGCGCCTCGACCGATCATAAACGGTTCGACTTTCGCCGCCGATCAACGACTGCGAGACCGCGCTCACGCCACGCTGAATTGCGTCGAGCTCGACGGCCGTGAATCGCGTTGCGCGTGCCACCGCGAGGCGCATGGTGGCGTGGCTCCTTTCTTCGGA harbors:
- a CDS encoding MFS transporter, coding for MKTPRPSTRYRWVIVAAGGLIGCVAVGCMFSLPVLLLPIARSTAWSVTGVSMAMTIGFLAMALASMAWGALSDRFGPRAVVLAGSLALAASLAAASRATTLLQFQLIFGVGVGGATAAIFAPMMACVTGWFETHRSLAVSLVSAGMGMAPMTMSPLAAWLVAHHDWRTVLLVLAGVAATVMIPATFLIRRAPAAPPHSSAVAWGEQSPTLSVAQVLRSPPFVILFLTNFFCCATHSGPIFHTVSYAVACGIPLTAAVTIYSVEGLAGMGGRVAFGLLGDRFGAKRTLVSGLLLQAMGASMYFFVRELSGFYSAATLFGFVYAGVMPLYSVLARENFPLRMMGTVIGGTAMAGSLGMASGPVVGGLIFDHFGSYGWLYLGSGALGLGAFLIALTFQPLPQPNFGLASASEPTR